The DNA window GCTCTGCTCGGCTCAGGAAGCCTTGTATTCCGTTGCGACATCAATGACCCACGTGATGCCGAAGCGATCTTTGAGCATCCCGTACAGCGGCGACCATCCCGATGGCGAAAGCGGCTGCGCGATGGTCGCGCCTGCAGAAAGCTTCTCCCAGAGCGCCGTGATCTCGGCCGCCGAGTCACCGCGGACCGACACGAAGAAGGCGTTCTTGCCTTCGTCCCAGGGCATTGCGGCGGGCACGTCATACGCCATCACGCGGAAGCCATTCTTTGCGGCAACCTGGCCCCACATCACCTGCTCGGCTTCCGCGGGCACCTGGACGTTCCGTGCATCCTCGTAGGTGAGGATGGTGACGTCACCACCGAACACGGACTGATAGAACTCCAGCGCGGCGCGGGCATTGCCACGAAAATTCAAGTGATTGGTCACGCTCACAGGCATGTGTCTCTCCAGTTCGGGTTCAGCGTTTCGAGCGATTTCGCACCGCCGCTCGGCGGGGCGCTCGGGATTCGTCGGCCCGCGGAGCGGCGTGGTCCGGTCGTCGATCCGTCGCCTCCGAGGGCGAGCCAGAGGACTGGCCTCGTAGGGCCGGCAGCATGATGCCGTCGACCAAAGACAAGAGGAACTCCAGGTCGAACGGTTTGCGCTGCACCAGGGTACGGTAGGCAGCCATCGATGGCGCGACCTGAGACAGCGTCACGATGTCCGCAGACGCGGAGACCTCACCGCGTGCGACGGCACGCTGCATCAACGCCAGGCACGCTTCGGCCCATGGCTCGACGACGGCGCGGCTGGCTGCCTCGGAGAGCGCAGGGTCCTGCACGAGCAGGGAGGTGAGCCCTGACATGATCTTCATCTTGCGCTCGCCTTCTTCGAGCGACTGCGGCTTGAACAACCCCAGGAAATCGCCGCGGAGTGTGCCTGTGTCGGGCAGATGCTCGATGTCGACCTGGTTGCGCTTCATGTAGGCCACGGCCTCGATGATCATCTCGGCCTTCGAGGACCAGCGGCGGTAGATGGTCGCTTTTCCGGCTCCTGCCCGCGCGGCCACGAGATCCATGGTCAAGCTGGCAGCGCCCACCTCGGCGAGGACTTCGAGGGTGGCCTCGAGGATCTTGGCATCGCGCGACGGGTCTCGCTTGCGCCCGGGCTGCCCTGGCTCGGCCTCGATGAGGTCGTCGTCCTGGGTCATGTGTGGCCTCGCGACATCGAGACGTATCGATACTTGGCAGTTCCGGAACCGTCAAGTTCCGAAACTCGGTCGTATCGTTTCCCTCGGTCCCTCCCTGCTCCCACGCCGGGGCACGCTCGAAGCGTGGCCCGGCGCGCCGGGGATGCCGCTCGATGTCTCGTCGGAAGCCGGCGGCTTCCTGGGAACGCGGACGCGCTCAGCGGGCTCTGACGGCCTTCTGCCGGGCACCGACGAAGGCCGCCAGGTGCTCGCCAGTCAGCGTCGACTTCGCCGCCACCAGGTCGGCCGGGGTGCCTTCGAACACGACCCGCCCGCCGTCGTGGCCCGCGCCAGGTCCGAGGTCGATGATCCAGTCGGCGTGCGCCATCACCGACTGGTTGTGCTCGATCACGATGACCGACTTCCCTGCGTCGACCAGCCGATCCAGGAGGCCGAGCAGCTTCTGGAGGTCCGCCAGGTGCAAGCCGGTGGTCGGCTCGTCGAGTACGTAGATGCCGCCTTCGGCGCCCATGTGCGTCGCCAGCTTGAGCCGCTGGCGCTCGCCGCCCGAGAGCGTGGTGAGCGGTTGCCCGAGGCGCACGTAGCCGAGCCCCACGTCGGCGAGGCGCTTCAGAATCGCGTGCGCGGCTGGCGTGTTGCCCTTGCCGGCGCCGAAGAAGCCGACGGCCTCGTCGATCGGCAGGTCGAGCACCTCGGCGATGTTGAGCCCACCGAAGCGGTACTCCAGGACCGACGCCTGGAAGCGCCGGCCCTCGCAGTCCTCGCAGACCGTGGAGACGCCGGCCATCATGCCCAGGTCGGTGTAGATCACGCCGGCGCCGTTGCAGGTCGGGCAAGCGCCCTCGGAGTTGGCGCTGAAAAGGGCGGGCTTCACGCCGTTGGCCTTCGCGAACGCCTTGCGGATCGGCTCCAGCATGTCGGTGTACGTCGCCGGGTTGCTCCGCCGTGACCCGCGGATCGGGGCCTGGTCGACGGAGACCACGCCCTCTCGGCCGCTCACCGAACCGTGAATCAGCGAGCTCTTGCCCGACCCCGCCACGCCGGTCACCACCACCAGGACGCCGAGCGGGATGTCGACGTCGACCTTCTTCAGGTTGTGGGTGCTCGCGCCGCGCACCTTCATCACCCCCGAGGGCTTTCGCACCGACGGCTTCAAGGACGCCCGGTCGCTCAGGTGACGCCCGGTGAGCGTGCCGCTGGCCCGCAGCCCCTCGACGGTGCCCGCGAAGACCACCTCACCCCCCGCGGTGCCTGCGCCAGGACCGATGTCGACCACGTGATCGGCGATCGCGATCGCTTCCGGCTTGTGCTCGACCACGAGGACGGTGTTCCCCTTGTCGCGCAGCCTCTGGAGCAGGCCATTCATCCGCTGGATGTCGTGCGGGTGCAGCCCGATGGTCGGCTCGTCGAAGACGTAGGTCACGTCCGTGAGCGACGACCCCAGGTGGCGGATCATCTTGGTGCGCTGCGCTTCACCGCCCGACAGCGTGCCGGAAGGCCGATCGAGGCTCAGGTAGCCCAGCCCGATCTCCACGAATGAGTCGAGCGATTGCCCCAGCGCCGTGAGCAGCGGCGCGACCGAGGGCTCGTCCAGGCCGCGCACCCACGTGGCGAGGTCGTTGATCTGCATCGCGCAAGCGTCGGCGATGCTGATGCCCTTGATCTTGGAGGACCGAGCGGCCTCGGTGAGCCGGGTGCCCTTGCAGTCGGGACAGGTGGCGAAGGTGACCGCGCGCTCCACGAAGGCGCGGATGTGCGGCTGCATCGCATCGACGTCCTTGGAGAGGAACGACTTCTGGATCCGCGGGACGAGCCCCTCGTAGGTGAGGTTCAGGTTGTCGAGCTTCACCTTCGTCGGCTCCTTGTGGAGGAAGTCGTGAAGCTCCTTCTTGGTGTACTTGCGGATCGGCTTGTCGAGGTCGAGGACGGCCCCGAAGATGCGCACGTACCAGCCGTCGGCCGTGTAGCCGGGCACGGTGATCGCCCCCTCGTTGAGCGACTTCTTGTCGTCGTAGAGCTGGGTCAGATCGATGTCGGAGACCGAGCCCATCCCCTCGCACCGCGGACACATGCCGCCGATGATGGAGAAGGTGCGCCGCTCGGTCTTCTTGCTCGTGCCCTTGTCGACGGACAACTGCCCGACCGCGGTGACCGACGGGACGTTGAACGAGAAGGCCTTGGACGAGCCGATGTGCGGCTTGCCGAGGCGGCTGAACAGCACCCGCAGCATGGCGTTGGCGTCGGTCACCGTGCCGAGCGTCGAGCGAGAGTTCGCCCCCATGCGCTCCTGGTCGATGATGATCGCCGTCGTCAGCCCCTCCAGGACGTCGACCTCGGGCCGAGCCAGCGTCGGCATGAACCCTTGCACGAACGCGCTGTAGGTCTCGTTGATCATCCGCTGCGACTCCGCAGCGATGGTGCCGAACACGAGGGACGACTTGCCCGAGCCCGAGACGCCGGTGAACACCGTCAGCCGCCGCTTGGGGATCGCGACGCTGACGTCTTTGAGGTTGTTCTCCCTGGCGCCCTGGACGCGGATGAGGTCGTGACGGTCTGCGGGATGCTGGTTCGAGGAGGCCATGTCCGGGATCATGTGGTCGAGGTTCGACGGTTTGTGAAGCAGTCTACGCAAGCGCCCCAGGTCACCCGGGGAATCGAGCAGCGTCGGCTCTGCGCCAGCGGCTGACATAGGGCAGCACGAACAGGTACAGACCGGAGAACAGGAGCAAGGCGAGCGGAGGCAGCGGCAGGTAGCTCACCCACACCACGGGCTCCTTTTGCGCCAGGGCGACGAAGCTCGCGATGACGGCCAAGGTGAAGGCGAGGGACACCCAGCGGTGGCTCTCCCGGATCCATCTGTTCCAGTTCACGAGGACCTCCTCTGGCGACGAGACGCGACGCCGTGGATGATCACGCCGAAGGACACGGACCTCGACCCGCTCATGCCGCCCTCGCGAGGAGGTCGACGAGCTTCTGGCCCATCATCTTCCAGCCGTAGCGCGCGCCACCGAAGTTCTGCTTCTGGTCCGGCCTGAAGCCGGTGTGTACGAGCGACAGGTGCGTGCCCTTCGCCGTGGGTGTGAGCGTGAACGTCACGACGGTGTCCATGTCGCCCACGACCCACCTGTAGCTGAGCTTCCGCTGCACCTCGCTTTCGATCATCCGGCAATTCACGACGCCATCCCAGCCAGGCATCGGCTGCGTGTGAAACGAGAACGCCGTCCCTGGCGCGAGCTCGAAACCGACGACGGGCAAGAGCCACTCCGCGAGCAGCGACGGGTCGGTGAGCGCGCGCCACACCTTCTCCGGTCGGTGATTGAAATCGAATTCGAACGAGAGGGCTTCCGTCTGCGATTGCGCGGTCTTGTCAGTGAGCATCAGGGGTCCATCTTGTCGAGCAGCTGCTCGAGGCGGTCGACGTGCTCCGTCCAGAAGGCGCGGTAGTGCGCGATCCAGTCGACGAGCGGCTTCAGGCCGCGCGGCTCCACCCGGTAGTAGACACAGCGCCCCTCCCGCCGGCCGTTCACCAGGCCGGCATCCTTCAACGTGGCGAGGTGCTGCGAGATCGCCGGCTGCGAGATGTCGAAGCGCGCCGTGAGGTCCTTCACCGCCGCTTCGCCACGCGTGAGCGATTCGAAGATCGCCCGGCGGCTGGGGTCCGCCAGCGCCTGGAAGATCTTGTTCTCGGCCACGACCGCGCTCTGCATGCACAACTCATAAGTCTATACTTATTGATTGTCAAGCGCGCGGATCGGGCCACCAAGGTCGAGCAGATGGAGGGGCGAGCGCCGGTGCACGTCGCCGCGTCGTCACCGCAGGTACGCGATTCCTTGAAAGGCCGCGACCTAGCGTGAGGATGAGGGAATACGGACACGCGCCGACCCCGGACCGCTCTCCATCAGCTCGACGCCGCGCTCGCCTGCGAAGGCGTCTTTCTCGAAGTCAACCTGCCCATCGGCATTCATGGTCATGAGCGAACGATGGCTCGACCCGACCGACAGCCCCAGCGTCCCAGCGGACGAATGCCATGGCAAAATGGACGAACCGCGACCGCACCGCTCATGTCGGCATCTGCTTCTGCCCGGGTGTCTGGGGCTCGAGCGCGAGCCTGATGAGGGACATCCTGCACATCGCCTCGGTCGTCTCGCGGGCGCGGTCCGGCAGTGGCGGGATCGAGGCCAGGTTTCTCGGCGTGCAGCCCGGCGACGTGCCGACAGCGGACGCTGGTCAGCCCGGCGGCTCCGGCTGCCGGACCGAATACTCGGTGCCCGAGCGGAAGGGGATCGTCATCGACGCGAACCCGTGGCGCGGCTCGCGCACGTAGGCCACGTAGTCGCGGTAATCGGCCCTGAAGACCCCGACGTTGTCGGTCACCACCACCGCGCCTGGGCGCAGGGCCGGGGCGACGAGCTTCAGGACGTCGAGGGCCCGCAGGGGGAATCCATCGTTGAGCATGAAGTCCACCTCGCCGAGGTCCGCCTGCAGCGTCTCCATCGCGTCGCCCACGCGAATCTCCACGAAGGCTGCGAGCCCCGCCTCCTCCACGTGCGCCTGCGCGCGCTTCGCTTTCTCTGGCAACAGCTCGGTGCCGATGACGCGCCCACCGCCGTTGTCGCGCACCGCTGCCGCCAGCCACAGCGTCGAGACGCCGAAGGACGTGCCGAACTCCACGATCGTCCTGGCGCGGAGCGCACGCGCCGTCAGGTAGCAAAAAGCGCCCTGTTCGCACGCGAGCGCGAGGTACTTGTCGGCATAGTCCAGCTCCGTCCCCGGAGCGTCGATGCGGCGGCCGAGAAGCATCCGCGGTAGCTGCGGCAACAGGTGAAGCAAGACACCCGGCACCTGTCGGTCGGCCTCCCCGTGGAGGCGCCGCAGCACGGCGCGCACCCGCTCGTCGGGCAGTACGTCGAAGGGATCGGACTTCATGGTCGGCCTCCGGTCACTGGCATGCGCGAGACCATACGCAACCAGCGCCGTTGACCGCATTGCGCAATCAAGACAATTTGTTTGTCGAAACGGTCATGGCAGCGAGGCGGCGGAGCGCGAAGGCGACCCGGGTTGCCCACCCGATGGGGTGGACGATTCGCGGCGACGTCCAGGTGGCGAATGAACCCCCTGGCGCGGCAGCATCGCTCGACTCGCTCGCGACCCGCTTCGCGCTCTCGGCGCGTGGACGCTGGAAGCTCTCGACCGCGCGCCCAGCGAACGCGATCGGGCTCAGCATGGAGAGTGGCGGCCTCGAGAGCGAGTTTCACGCGCACCGCGAGTCGCAGCTCATGTACCTGGTGCGTGGAGAGCTGCTCTGCGAAGCGTCGAGCGCCCTCTGGATCGTGCCGCCCCAGTCCGCGCTGTGGATCCCCGCCGCCGTGACGCACCGGATCCGCGCACGCGCACCGCTCGAAGGCTACAGCGTCTTCGTCGATCCCGACGCGGCGCCGAACCTCCCGCCGGAATGCTGCGCGGTGTCGGTGACGCCGCTCTTCCGCGAGCTCTTGCTTCGCCTGGCGACGCGCCCCGCGCTCTACGATCTCGACGGACCGGACGCGCGCCTGGTGGGCGTCCTCCTCGATGAACTCACGACGGTCTCGATCGAGAAGCATCGCCTGCCGATGCCGACCGATCCGCGGCTCCGTCGCCTGGTGGATGCGATGATCGCCGAGCCGGCCAGTGGCGCGACGACGAAAACCTGGGCCAAGCGGATCGGCGTCGGCGAGCGTACCCTGAACCGTCTTCTGGTCGAAGAGACGGGCCTGAGCTTCGGCCGCTGGCGCCACCAGCTCCACATCATCCTCGCCATCCAGAAGCTCTCCCGCGGCGCGACCGTGCAGAGCGTGGCGCTGGACCTGGGCTACGAGAGCGCGAGCAGCTTCGTGACCATGTTCCGCAAAGCGCTCGGCGCGTCGCCCGCGCGGTACATGGCGAGCCGCCTGGCCACGCTCGCGTGATCCCAGGGACACGTCACGCGCACGCAGGTATCGTCGGGTGGATGCAGGACGCCCCGGCGACTCGGGTTTGCTACCGCTGCAACGAGGCACGGCCCTTGACGGCGTTCACGCAACGGGTCGATGAGCGTCACTACAGCATGTGCCGACCGTGCGTCTCCGAGATCCTGACGGCGGGCAGGTCAGGAGCTGGGCGTCGCCAACGTCTCCCGCACACCATGACCGAGCGCATCTGTTATCTGTGTCGCCGCAAGCTACCGAACGCTTCGTTCACCTTCAGAAGCAACGGCACCTACTTCTCGGCATGCAAGGACTGCAATCGCCATGTCTTCGCTCAACGGAGGCGCTCCCGCCTGGCTGGTGCTGGAGGCAGCTTCTCCACCGCAGAATGGCAGACGTTGATTGCCCAGTACGACCGCTGCCCGATGTGTCGTCGCGCGTGGAGCGAGATCCCGCTGCTGTCAGGAAGGTCCAGCACCATCACCGCAGACCACATCGTGCCGATCAGCAAGGGCGGCTCGAACTCGATCGAGAACATCCAGCCCCTCTGCTACTCCTGCAACTCGAAAAAAGGCGACAAGCACGCCATGTAGACGCTCTCGGCGCACG is part of the Chondromyces crocatus genome and encodes:
- a CDS encoding VOC family protein — translated: MPVSVTNHLNFRGNARAALEFYQSVFGGDVTILTYEDARNVQVPAEAEQVMWGQVAAKNGFRVMAYDVPAAMPWDEGKNAFFVSVRGDSAAEITALWEKLSAGATIAQPLSPSGWSPLYGMLKDRFGITWVIDVATEYKAS
- a CDS encoding TetR/AcrR family transcriptional regulator — encoded protein: MTQDDDLIEAEPGQPGRKRDPSRDAKILEATLEVLAEVGAASLTMDLVAARAGAGKATIYRRWSSKAEMIIEAVAYMKRNQVDIEHLPDTGTLRGDFLGLFKPQSLEEGERKMKIMSGLTSLLVQDPALSEAASRAVVEPWAEACLALMQRAVARGEVSASADIVTLSQVAPSMAAYRTLVQRKPFDLEFLLSLVDGIMLPALRGQSSGSPSEATDRRPDHAAPRADESRAPRRAAVRNRSKR
- a CDS encoding ATP-binding cassette domain-containing protein produces the protein MIPDMASSNQHPADRHDLIRVQGARENNLKDVSVAIPKRRLTVFTGVSGSGKSSLVFGTIAAESQRMINETYSAFVQGFMPTLARPEVDVLEGLTTAIIIDQERMGANSRSTLGTVTDANAMLRVLFSRLGKPHIGSSKAFSFNVPSVTAVGQLSVDKGTSKKTERRTFSIIGGMCPRCEGMGSVSDIDLTQLYDDKKSLNEGAITVPGYTADGWYVRIFGAVLDLDKPIRKYTKKELHDFLHKEPTKVKLDNLNLTYEGLVPRIQKSFLSKDVDAMQPHIRAFVERAVTFATCPDCKGTRLTEAARSSKIKGISIADACAMQINDLATWVRGLDEPSVAPLLTALGQSLDSFVEIGLGYLSLDRPSGTLSGGEAQRTKMIRHLGSSLTDVTYVFDEPTIGLHPHDIQRMNGLLQRLRDKGNTVLVVEHKPEAIAIADHVVDIGPGAGTAGGEVVFAGTVEGLRASGTLTGRHLSDRASLKPSVRKPSGVMKVRGASTHNLKKVDVDIPLGVLVVVTGVAGSGKSSLIHGSVSGREGVVSVDQAPIRGSRRSNPATYTDMLEPIRKAFAKANGVKPALFSANSEGACPTCNGAGVIYTDLGMMAGVSTVCEDCEGRRFQASVLEYRFGGLNIAEVLDLPIDEAVGFFGAGKGNTPAAHAILKRLADVGLGYVRLGQPLTTLSGGERQRLKLATHMGAEGGIYVLDEPTTGLHLADLQKLLGLLDRLVDAGKSVIVIEHNQSVMAHADWIIDLGPGAGHDGGRVVFEGTPADLVAAKSTLTGEHLAAFVGARQKAVRAR
- a CDS encoding SRPBCC family protein, with protein sequence MLTDKTAQSQTEALSFEFDFNHRPEKVWRALTDPSLLAEWLLPVVGFELAPGTAFSFHTQPMPGWDGVVNCRMIESEVQRKLSYRWVVGDMDTVVTFTLTPTAKGTHLSLVHTGFRPDQKQNFGGARYGWKMMGQKLVDLLARAA
- a CDS encoding ArsR/SmtB family transcription factor encodes the protein MQSAVVAENKIFQALADPSRRAIFESLTRGEAAVKDLTARFDISQPAISQHLATLKDAGLVNGRREGRCVYYRVEPRGLKPLVDWIAHYRAFWTEHVDRLEQLLDKMDP
- a CDS encoding O-methyltransferase; this translates as MKSDPFDVLPDERVRAVLRRLHGEADRQVPGVLLHLLPQLPRMLLGRRIDAPGTELDYADKYLALACEQGAFCYLTARALRARTIVEFGTSFGVSTLWLAAAVRDNGGGRVIGTELLPEKAKRAQAHVEEAGLAAFVEIRVGDAMETLQADLGEVDFMLNDGFPLRALDVLKLVAPALRPGAVVVTDNVGVFRADYRDYVAYVREPRHGFASMTIPFRSGTEYSVRQPEPPG
- a CDS encoding helix-turn-helix domain-containing protein, with translation MANEPPGAAASLDSLATRFALSARGRWKLSTARPANAIGLSMESGGLESEFHAHRESQLMYLVRGELLCEASSALWIVPPQSALWIPAAVTHRIRARAPLEGYSVFVDPDAAPNLPPECCAVSVTPLFRELLLRLATRPALYDLDGPDARLVGVLLDELTTVSIEKHRLPMPTDPRLRRLVDAMIAEPASGATTKTWAKRIGVGERTLNRLLVEETGLSFGRWRHQLHIILAIQKLSRGATVQSVALDLGYESASSFVTMFRKALGASPARYMASRLATLA
- a CDS encoding HNH endonuclease, encoding MTERICYLCRRKLPNASFTFRSNGTYFSACKDCNRHVFAQRRRSRLAGAGGSFSTAEWQTLIAQYDRCPMCRRAWSEIPLLSGRSSTITADHIVPISKGGSNSIENIQPLCYSCNSKKGDKHAM